Within the Arachis duranensis cultivar V14167 chromosome 10, aradu.V14167.gnm2.J7QH, whole genome shotgun sequence genome, the region TCATGgtttattttggtatttttaggtaatttagATTTGCTATTTTGACATCAAATCTTATAGACTTGTTTTGAAGTTTTTGTTGATAAAATGCTTGTTAGAATTATTTTCAGGTTTATTATAGCGTATGGATTGAACgtcttttatttagttttgttttcatGTCGCATTTTCGTTATTTAGTGTACAATACCAGATTTTCGGCTAAATTTGTCAATTTACGACATTTATATCTTGTTTTGTCAAATACGTATTACATTCAATATCACAGATATCAAATATATCAATAATCATAGGCACTAATGTCATAATGCAACTTGAATTTTTTACACCAAGTGAAGATATTAATAGAGTTTTAAAGTTTATTGTCATTGAAACCAAATAGCCACAAAAAAGTCCCAAAACAAGATACACCATACACACAATTACATATTGATTAGGGTAAAAAACTCAAATAAGTCAAGGAGAGCAAAATTTTACACAAATCCGCCAAGCCAAAATCTGCTTCGTGAATCCACCAATACACATTTATATGTAGTTGGAACCAGCCTGATTCAAACTCTATTTTTACATCattcgaaccagcttggttcgaattatacacttattaaaaaaattaataatttaaaaattaaaaaaagatatattttattttatacattaaaaaaaagctaacaaaatatttaattacgagacttctttaaaatattaatgagctatcaattcgaattctatacaatactcttttgtctatttttaaaagctcatgaatattttttaataaattttttaaataaatttatttaaattatactataaaaaatatttgatcctatgcaaaacaattttaaaagaaatggcttaaaaaatgttaggagtactataaaaatttgtaatatcctaatgacttaggacattaaagaaatactctacatagtcaataataatttagaaatcaaagaaaaaatatttttatcatgcatttacctaaatcactagaatattacaaacttttatagtactcataacatcttttaagcaatttttttaaaattattttgtataggataaaatattttttaattgttttatatggaataaaatattttctttcatttctaaattattattgactatgtagagtattttatttaaaatttgagtacatGCATGTATTTACCTAAGTTATTAGAAcgttacaaatttttatagtactcctaacattttttaagcaattttttaaaattattttgcataggatcaaatattttttgtagtataatttaaataaatttattaaaaaatttattaaaaaatattcatgagctattaaaaatagacaaaagaGTATTATATGGAATTCGAATTGatagctcattaatattttaaagaagtatcgtaattaaatattttgttagcttttttttaatgtataaaagaaaaaatattttttaatttttaaattattaatttttttaataagtgtataattcgaacccagatggttcgaattagtgtgtgcgtgtgtttgtgtataattcgaacaaagctggttcgaattagtgtgtgcatgtatttgtgtataattcgaaccaagctggttcgaattatatagaAATAGAGTTCGAATCAGGCTGGTTCAAACTACATATAAATGTGCATTGATGGATTCACGAAGCAGATTTTGGTTTGGCAGGCGTAAAATTTTGCTCCTCTTGGTTTATTATTAGAACAGATTCAAGCCTACATAAATTAAGAAACCAAAGAAAATGGTTATAATCCATGACCTAATAGCTCTAATTTCACCTTGGAGTTTTTTCATCTTTAACAAGATCTTCAAACTATTCTCTCGAATCTCTCTTCTTTACCCAGTGACATTGACCTCATGAGTAGCACAACAACTATCTTGATTTTTTCTAACAAGGACTCTTGTCAATTCTTCTCGGCCTCCGTCAATCTCATTCACCCATATAAAATACTTGCAATCCATCGTCTACAGTGTAAAACATAGGAataagaaatcattcacaataaGTTAACCTAaatagaaacacaaaaataaaaagacttATCTTTCATAGAGGATACTTAACGAACCATCTCTCAAGATTTGTTAAGGTTTCAGATTATAGCAACACCATATCCTGTTCACCAAAACATCTCTCAGATAAAGTCTTCTCTTCATCCCTCATAGAAGATGAAGTCTATTTTTCATTAATGCTTCTATTCGAAAAACAATGATTACCTTTGCTTTTTCTAAACATTCTAGGAtttctaattttgaatttaGAAAACAACTgaggataaattaaaaaaaggagTGATGTTATAATAGTAATAACGTATTTGAATACATCACGTTGCTGTTTCATAGTCAGGTAAATACTTAACGTGTTATACTGACTTTTAAATTAATAGAACAAACAAATgatatttaagtatttttgaTAGACTAATCCAATTTTTTATGagtaaaaagttattttttattttgtataaatatttttgttcgcatttgtaaaatttttagataCAAATGCTAGTTTTTTCTAAAATGGTTATGAGATGCAAGTGTAATTTTGTAGCGAATGATGattcaaaacaacaaaaaggTTACGAATTAACgaagtaaataataataaaataacgtGTTTTGGGAGTGTTACTCTTGCTAGCTAATTTTGGCGACATTTGGCGTTCCACGCGTATATATTTGATCCGAGTTGTTTGTTTGTTGATACACTGTTCAAGAGTGTTAAGCGATTAGGCACTCGAGAGGAACCAACCAAAGCATACCCGTCGACGTTTTTATTCATCCCCATCTGAAGCAACAGAAAACCCCCAAAACCCTAGAATTTCAGGATTCCTCTGCAATCTCTGACACAAAGCGCGAGAGATTGAGAGCAGCAACAGCAATGGAGTTCGACGAGTATGACTACTTGGAGAAGACGGTGGAGGACCATGACGACAGAGATTCGTCTAAGAAGACCAAAAAAGACAGCTCCGAGAAAACCTACCGGAAGCGCGACGAGCTCGACGACGATCTAGACGCTGCCGCCTACGACGGGCGCATCAAGAAATCCAGGGCCGAGGAAGAGAACGGCTCCAGGAAGGATCGGGATGGCCGCGATAGGGNNNNNNNNNNNNNNNNNNNNNNNNNNNNNNNNNNNNNNNNNNNNNNNNNNNNNNNNNNNNNNNNNNNNNNagaagaagaaggagaaggagaaggaaagggagagagagagaaaggagagggagagggaCAGAGAACGAGAGGAGGGGTCCAGGAGGAGCAGGTCTCGTTCCGAGCGAGACAGAGACAGAGAGAGGGAACGTGATTTTGACTCGAGAGATGGCCGGTAAAGTATTCTTCTTCCTCAGCTCAACGCCCATTTTCTTTGGTGCActgtgttttcatttttttactcttttgctTCAATTGTTAGTCGGTTAGTCCTATGAGTCAATGCTTCTATAGCTAGCTCAGTCTGTTGAGGTTGTTAGTTAACTTTCATCGGCGACAGCCAGCAGTCGTTGTTAGTTTCAAGTGAACGCTTAGTGGTACATGGCAGGTTATCTACATTGTTATGGCTTTTCCACGGGTATTTAAGAAAGGGAATGATCGCTGTTGATTTTATTTCTGCTTTGGTGCAACGCAATGCAGTGTTGAGTGTTGTCCCTAAGCTACTATAGCTGAACATTGTTTTGCTCTAAAAAACTTTGTAATGccaaataaagattttgaatgAATTATTTGTGGATaagtttattcattttttccTACCATATGTACTGTCTGAATGAGTTCTTAACATGCCCTTGTTTTCTGAGATTGGTATTGGGTTTATCCTTAAGTAACATAAGTAGCTACGATGATGGAtccttttttaaatattagaagTGTGACGATAATTTTAGTTGACAtacagagaaaataaaaaatcctgaCCAGTGGCACTAGTGTGTATCAATATTATAAGATTGATTAAGTGATATGTGATTCTTTGGACTCTTATATTAACAATATACTTTCGAATAATTGCTACAGTTGAGTTTGGGACATAACTTCCTCTCAAGAATAGGTGCTGTCTTGGACTCTAATGTTAGCGATTCACGTTTGAATTATTGCTACAAATTATACAGTCTAAATATCAGGTTTGgatttgatgattttctttatcCCTTATTGTTTTCTAATAGCTGAATTTAATTGGAATTACAGGAGACAGAGGGAAAAGAAAGAAGCTGCAGAGCCTGAGGCAGATCCCGAAAGGGATCAGCGAACTGTTTTTGCCTACCAGGTTATTTAGTTAACTCTATTGTTTTTTCATACGAATATTTTAAGGTTTGGTATATCAGGTTATTTGGCATTTTTCCCCTTGATGATTACCAAGTTGCCATGTGGTGATTTCAGATGCCTTTGAAGGCAACAGAGAGGGATGTTTATGAGTTCTTCTCTAAAGCTGGCAAGGTACGTTGATTTTTAAAGTCTTGAATGTTACTTGAAGAAAGTTTACTTTTTACTAGTTGGAAATATTTTAGTTAGGGTATTATATACCCTACACTTATCAGTGTTTTAAAATAGCGGCCATGGCGGCGCCATGGCGGAATTTTGGCTCACCGCCATGAGCCGCCATCCGCAATCAAAAACTATGACACTTATACAGTTATTAGGTTAGGCTGCCTATATTTGCATCCCTTCCCAAGATCCTACGTTATCGCGAGATGCTTGTGCACCGGGATGTCCTTTTTATTGTATAGTTTTTTATTAAGAGCGATAACCATTAGTTGTTTTGCGTGACttatttaaaaatgaattcGTTCTTCGTCCTCCTTCAATATGTTCTTAGCTGTACCTTTGGTGATCCTTGCTTTTAGGTGAGGGATGTTCGTCTTATCATGGATAGGAACTCAAGAAGATCTAAAGGAGTTGGGTAAGGCTTTcttgtaaaataatttattcttcaTATGCATGCACTGTTGTGGTATTAGGATATCCACTTTCATGAATCATGTTTAACTGTATTCTTAAATGGACTAGAAATGCAATAATGATGAGGGATGATGGGAATACCTTGCACTCATGTTTAATCAATTCATCCTGCGTACTCAAGGTAGATGACATTAATCCTGGTTTTCATTTTGGTCCTTTCCCAATTTTGTTCCTCTACATTTGCTGTACAGTGAGGATTTCATTGTTATGCTGTTCAACCTTTTCAGTTTTATATCACTTGTGGTGATCCCTTGATAAGGTTAATGGGAATGAATATTTTCCTTCATTCCTTTATcgttatctctatttttttctaatttatttttagatggGTAGAGTGGTCAGTGAGCGTCTAGATGAGATGTATATGCTTTTCAAGCTATTTGCCTTTTAAAATTGTCCAAGATATATTACGCAATGCTACACTGGTTTTTATGCCAGGATTCATTTTCTAAGGCTTTGATATGCACTTATGGCACATAAGTGAATAAGTGATAAAGATGATGGCTACCTAATGCTACCTTTCTTGGTGGTTCCCCTTCCCCATGGATCATGGTTGCTTCCTTATATTTCTCGATTAAGCTGTAAATGCAATATATCctttagttttgtattttttattctgattggCTAACATTTTCTTTACATGAGTCAGATACATCAAAAGAAACTCAGATTGACGTTCTTGACAAGGCTGCAggtatattgaattttatgatgtgATGTCAGTGCCAATGGCAATTGCTCTCTCTGGCCAACTTCTCCTTGGACAGCCTGTGATGGTTAAACCTTCTGAGGCTGAAAAGAACCTTGTTCAATCTAATACTACTAGTGGAGCTGCTGGTGTAGCAGGACCATATGGAGCTGTAGACAGGAAACTGTATGTAGGGAACCTTCACTTCAACATGACCGAGAGTCAACTGAGAGAGGTATTTGGTTTTTGCTTTGCTTTTTATTGTGTGAACATGGTTGGAATGAGCTTTTGTTGCCATTGTTATAAATGAGTACATGGAGCCAACCAATAATTTCATGAAAATGTACAATTGCATACAAGTAGTTTTCTCTAAACTGGTGTAGTGCATTATGCGTCTGGTTTGTTGATAAGTTTTCAGTAATTAGAatctttatttgatttgttttaatttataatttaccAGCTTCACACTTCTTTTCATGTAGATTTTTGAGCCATTTGGTCCAGTGGAGCTTGTACAATTGCCACTTGATCTGGAAACTGGACATTGCAAGGGTTTTGGGTTTGTTCAAGTTTGCTACTAACCTTCAtcttaaagaaaaaatgatgTCTTAGTGATAATACTCGTCTCTGTTATTTATGTATATTCATTCTTGAACAGTTTGCTCATCTTGAGCATTCCAAGGCAGCTCTGAGTTTAAATGGAAAACTGGAAATTGCTGGCAGGACTATCAAGGTAATGTTTTTGTGGATCTATCTGTTCTCGGTTTCTTGTACCCTTTATCATGTATGTAATTGATTCTGTTTGTCAAACACAGGTCTCATCTGTAACTGATCATGTTGGAAGCCAAGATACAACTGCGAAATCTGCAGACTTCGATGATGATGAAGGTGGATTGGTAAGTCTCGTGTGTTATgtgaaaaccttaaaaacttCTACATGGCTAAATGCCATTGATTTCCTAGCTGAAGCAGACAATATTACAAATATGCTTGACACTTCATAATTATTACATAATATTATGGATTGTTCGGCATGTTTGGTTAAATATCACTTTACAAACTGATAACTGCACCAAAACAGAGTactaataattatcaatataaCTATAAGTTTTCACGGATGGAGAACGAGATGATTACCATTTGATAGACAAGTACATTGATGTTTACCTTTATGGAGTTttgatctctctctctctctctctctctctctctctctgcagGCTTTAAACGCTCAATCAAGAGCTTTACTTATGCAGAAGCTGGATCGCTCTGGCATTGCTGCTAGGTAGGTATATGTGTGTGtatccctttctctctaatatTGTGTACATTTGTCTGTTGTCTCACTCAATTCAAAACACCTACAGCATTGGCGTTCCACCAGTTGTGAATGGGTCGGCCCCTGCACAGCAAGCTGTTAGCTTGCCTATTGGTAATCCAGGCATAATACCAGCACCAACTCTCCCAACACAACTTATGACTAACCCAGTTGCCGAGCCTGTTGGAACCCCCAGCGAGTGTTTACTGTTGAAGAATATGTTTGATCCGGCCACTGAGGTTAGAATTAACTGATTTGAGTACTGTTACACTATGCCTGTTTCATTCAATGGATCACTGATGTCCTATATTATGATATGCAGACAGAACCAGATTTTGATTTAGACATTAAAGAGGATGTAGAAGAAGAGTGTTCTAAGTATGGGCGGGTGAAGCATATCTCTGTTGACAAGTGAGAACTCATACATGCATACCCTTAGTTTtgttcttctttccttttcacaCATTATGCATAGGTCTGCATCGTTTAACCGTGaatctgtttttgaattttcatataCAGAAACAGTGCAGGTTTTGTGTATTTGCAGTTTGAAACAGTGGAAGCAGCAAGTGCCGCTCAACGTGCATTGCACCTGAGGTGGTTTGCACGTAGATTGATTTCAGCTTTGTTCATGGTAAGCATTTTTTGGCATGAATTCTGATGCTGACTTCATTGTCTTTGGATCTGCATAATTAATGGAGTAAATTGTCATCACCCTAACCTCCCTTGTCTTGTAGATGGGGTTTAGTCTCGGACAAAAACATTAAGTGCTTCTGTATCATGCCTTTTATTTTAAGCAATTATTCAAGAAACTGTTGCTTCTGTTTTGCAGCAACCTCAGATGTATGAAGAGAAGTTTAAAGGGGAGGTTTGATAGTGTGTGCTTCCGGGCCTTGTGGTGGCTCTTAATGATGACAATCTGCAAATTATTTCTTATGTTAGTTTTCAGAAATCAAGTTCGCgtttataaattttgatttatcaCTCGTATTTAGATGTACGAATACAGAAATTCTACTGTGTAGGTGGGGGTTTTCACTTTCATAATTTGCTCGGTGACACACTTATATTCTACATCATGTTTACAATTTTATAGTTAAATAGTACTTGTGTAAAAATTTCTCTTAATGTGAGAACTTTGAAATGGCAGTATGTAAAAATATTGATTAACCCTTGttcatttttataaatttaggcACTTTAAATTTGGAGATGAAAAACTAACTTTCCCTCTAAACTTCCAACTTCCATCCAACATTTTATTATAAGGCTGTAGTGAATTATACAATACAAGAGGGTGGAGACAAGGTTTCAACTTttaaatggtcttggcaagaggAAAATAATGAATGGGAGAGGCTGAGGAAAGAAGTGCACATCTTTCGCCTAAACTTAAAGTCTTAAAAACGGACTGGTTGAAATGGTATTATGGAGTGAAGTGCGAGGTGATTGTACATcaaaagtataattttattttgcctAAATAATGATGATGGTTTAAAGCATGATCAAAAGGAGAATAAAGTTTTTCATATGGGTATGAGACCAAAAAGATGAAAGTCTAAAGAACATCTTAAAGAATGGAGTATTTCTTTAAATGAAAACTAAATCGATATAAGTTGAATGGTTGGATTTGAAGGGTACAAATGGTTATCTAGTTAGAAACAGATTAAACTAGGTGTTTTTTTATTAGTATCACATGCATTAGAATTGCTGTCTTGTGGAAAATAACTTTTCTTCTGAACATCTCTTGGGAGAAACATGTCGTACAGGAGTAACAATCAAATAAGAATTGTATGTACTCCAAGGTAATTTCCCTGATCCTATTAGGAGGAAAAATTATAGTAGATAATTTGGTATATGATTTTTTGTGTGTATATAACATTGTAGAAGCATCACCATATTAAAGAAGAGGATCTTTAGTAAAGAAGGAAGCTGTTTGCAAATATCAAATTTCAAAGGATTGTTATGAAAATATATTAAGActttgattttataatttttaattggtaCCACTTAAAAGTTTCAAACATAGTGAGACCATGAGAATCCAAAGTAACCAATcagaaaagagtagaaaaagTACAAGAAGAGCGAAAAATCATAAGAAGCCTCTGAAATGTCATCAAGGTTATTTAAAGGaataaataggataaaaatcTGTCACATATAATCATTTAGACAAAATGAACAGGTGGAAACAAAAGTTCTCTTTTTAATCAATAATATCCTCCTCCAAGGTTCTAAAGGATAAACAGAACTCCAAGCATGAGGAATTGTAAAAAGTTTGCAGGTTGAGACAAATTGGAAATAAAGGAAGAGTTGAAAGAATATCTCAGCAATGACTGATAAGACAGAAAACGATTATGAGCAATTCTGGGCTGTTCCCCTCGCGCAATCTATAAGTCAAAAGGAATATCCATGACTCATAAATTCATTAGCCGGTCCCAAAAATACATACTTACCTAACAAGTATGTCACAAAAGCAGCTTTTCTTATATCTGAAGCAAGGACAACAGCAGAAACAAATTCACCATTAAGAAAGtcacaaaaaataatgaaaccaATTGGAATAAGAGTAAAagtgattttcttttttcaagagTCTTTCTTCTCTTACACCATCCTTTTGATTTTAGAGGGATCACATCGAATATTCTTCTGCTAATTTTTTAAAGGATTCTGCAATGCTTCTGCTTTTAGACAACTCCTTTGCATAACGATCAACATCACTTAAATTGCTTTGAAGAAACTTTGCTAAATCAAGAAAACACTGAAAGTTGAGGAAGAACAATGACATCCTACAAAGTAAATGAAAATTCATCCAAGAAGTTAAAAAAGTTTTGATTGGGAACAATAATGCTGCCAAAGTAAATAGATCTCGTTCCCATGGACACCCCATCTTGCCAAAACAACACACCTCGTATATTTATTTCTTAACATTCAGCAGCAAAATGAacaaatgttttaaaaaatgataactTCAATGCATGAAGAATAATTAACCTGCAGTGGAGGTAGCAAAATTATCAATCTCCAATCTCTTTAAAATGTCACTATCTTCCTCAAACAATATTGAGAACACCTCACAATGCCACACTTTATTAATTTGTGTGACAACTTCAAACATGAAAAACATCCATGGAATTCTTGACATTTAAGCAAGGATGTTAAAATTGCGTATGAGCATGGAGAAGAGCATAAACTTAGGAATTGGGAATTCAACTTGAATTATGATGAGACTCAGTAAAAATACAATATACAGGTTGCTATATATACAAGCACTAACCCTGATAGAATTGTATTGCTGCACTAGTTGACTTTACAGCTCAGCAGAGGCAACAAAACCTACTACTAACAATTTTCTATATAtccaaaaataacaacctacactaacaaattctaactaacagaataaataataatttgcaagaataataatattaagtAACACCTTCCTGTAAGCTTGGATTATTGGGAGAGAAGAAATCGAACAATCCAAACTTAGAGTAACCTGCACTGAAAGgcccaagaggaagaggttgtgAGAATATCAGCAGCTTGATTGTTAGTAGAAATGGAAAGAAGATGGATcaacttttcttgcaatttgtcACGGACAATATGGCAATCGGCTTTGATATGTTTTGTATGTTCATGAAATAGAATTAGTAGCAATGTGATAGCTGAATTACTATCACAATACAAATTAATAGGCTTTGTGATTAGAACACCAAGATCTTGAAGAATATAGCTCAACCATTGAGCTTCTCAGGTGGCTAGAGCTAAAGGTCAATATTCTGCTTTTGAAGAGGAGGCTGCAACTGTTAATTGTTTCTTACTCTTCCAAGTGACCAATGATGGTCCTCGATAAAAGCAATATACAGAGAATGATCTTCTAGAGTCAACACAACCAACCCAATCAGAATCAGAAAAACCTATAAGGTGTAAATTAGAATCTGCAGAGAAGAATAGACCTGCAGCACGAGAACTCTTTATATATCGCACCACTCTATGCACTGCCTTCAAGTGTTCATTAGTAGCACAATCTAAAAACTGGCTTAGCTTCTCAATGGCATAGCTTATATCAGGTCTAGTATTTGATAGATATAAGAGCCTGCCTATAATCCTTCTATATTGACTAGAATCAGTGAGCAATTCTCCAATACCATTACTAAGTTTTGCTACGTAATCCATGGGAGTGGTGACAGGTTTGCAACCTTCGAATCCTGTTTCCTTAAGTAAATCAAGGACATATTTCCTTTGATACAGAGCAATTCCTGTCTTGGATCTTGTCACTTCTAAACCAAGAAAGTATTTCAAGTCTCCCATGTCTTTGATCCAAAATCTGTCATGAAGAACACCCTTGACTGATTCAATTTTACTTAGGTCATCTCCTGCTAACACTAAGTCATCCATATAGACTAGAATTGCTGTGAATCCAAATGATGTGGTCTTGGTGAATAGGCCATAATCCGATTTGCATTGAGTGAATTTCAGCTCAAGCAGAACCGATTTAAGCTTACAAAATTCTATTGTCTACTAGCTTGTTTTAATCTATACAAGGATTTTTCAAGCTTGTAAACTTGACCTGGTGAGGCTTCTAAACCTAGAGGCACCTTCATATAGACCTCTTCATTAAGCTCACCGTGCAAAAATGTCGTGTTGACATTGATTTGTTTAAGGTGCCAACCTTTTACCCTTGCAACAGCCAGCGCTAATCTCAAGGTCCCTAGCTTTACTAAAGGACTGAAGGTGTCTCGATAGTCAACACCAGCCACTTTTGTGAATCCTTCGGCAACAAGTCTTGCCTTGTGCCTCTCCACTATGCCATCTGTATGATATTTAGTGCGAAATACCCATTTACAGCCAATAACCCTCTTTCCAACCAGTAAAGAAGTTAGTTTCCATGTCTTGCTTTCTTCCAAAGCACTTCGTTCAGTCTTTATTGTCTCTTGCTATTAGGTTTGAATGATTGCATTCTCATAGGTTTTAGACTCTAAATTCTGAATAGCAATAGAAAATGCAACATGCATAGGAGAAAGCTtagtataagataaaaaattagagaaaggATACTTTTGAGCAGTGAATTATGATGAGGATGGAACAGTGTTAATGGTTTGACATTCATAGTCCTAAAGATATGCAGGAGGTTTAGTTTGACTAGTTGATTTCCTCACATCTGCAGTTTCAAGTATAATAGAGGATTGAggcaaaacaacaaaattattagttgaaagCTCTTCATGTGATGTAGATATTGATTCTAAATTATCATAAATTTCGGTATAAGGtagaatttcttcatttttatttaattcaaataatgcatcatcattttgatgattaaGATTTGGATGATGCAACCTTGTCTAAGAAGCTTCATTATCTGTGTTTAAAATTTGGATCTTAGTCTCTTccaaaaattcataataaaaaaaataagatgcaATGTGAGATGAACTAGAAGAATTTGAAGAATTTTCATCATTGAAATTATTGGAGTGATAGAAGAGAAAACAATTCTcatgaaattagacatcctgagataaaaaaaaaatctctcgAGTCTGTAAATCAAAGAATAAATAGCCCTTTTGTTCCCTCCTTGAATCCAAGATGCAAACACTTTCTTGTCCTTGGATTCAGCTTGCCTCTATGTCTTGCAAGGCTGCCAACATATGCTAAATAACCAAAGActttgagaagaaaaatatttggcaaagtttta harbors:
- the LOC107470350 gene encoding uncharacterized protein LOC107470350 (The sequence of the model RefSeq protein was modified relative to this genomic sequence to represent the inferred CDS: added 207 bases not found in genome assembly), with the translated sequence MEFDEYDYLEKTVEDHDDRDSSKKTKKDSSEKTYRKRDELDDDLDAAAYDGRIKKSRAEEENGSRKDRDGRDRERSSRDKDRHRHRSSDRERDGERSSRDRDRDSERSSRDREREREKSKERDRRERDKEREKRERDREKEKEKEKEKERERERKERERDREREEGSRRSRSRSERDRDRERERDFDSRDGRRQREKKEAAEPEADPERDQRTVFAYQMPLKATERDVYEFFSKAGKVRDVRLIMDRNSRRSKGVGYIEFYDVMSVPMAIALSGQLLLGQPVMVKPSEAEKNLVQSNTTSGAAGVAGPYGAVDRKLYVGNLHFNMTESQLREIFEPFGPVELVQLPLDLETGHCKGFGFVQFAHLEHSKAALSLNGKLEIAGRTIKVSSVTDHVGSQDTTAKSADFDDDEGGLALNAQSRALLMQKLDRSGIAASIGVPPVVNGSAPAQQAVSLPIGNPGIIPAPTLPTQLMTNPVAEPVGTPSECLLLKNMFDPATETEPDFDLDIKEDVEEECSKYGRVKHISVDKNSAGFVYLQFETVEAASAAQRALHLRWFARRLISALFMQPQMYEEKFKGEV